In a single window of the Photobacterium profundum SS9 genome:
- a CDS encoding tetratricopeptide repeat protein: MKKVVIALTLMLCMPVNASAEELSQFTAGKVQRAHNLQQEEKLNEAIAVLADLNPSRSYDKAFVNRMLGIFYWQKGNTNKAIQNLTLAVNSNLLADEQAWVTQRMLADILLSEEQFKTALPHYYALTHTIPESQKADELWLRIAQTHYQIGQWPKVLTALKRYDVFSNKAEIQPLTIKLGAQLQLKKWKASIPTLNALLLLEPNKTVWWQQLAGIQLRIGRSNDALDTLALAKHQGVALRQQDLKTLVQLYAQRGIPERAALIINELENVHSDAKLLSDQAMYWQVAKEWDKAIAVWSKAAQLNAKYRWELAQLLLQEGHYHKALTELEQVKRKDKQADVELAKVRAYYKLENFDKAIIHAKQANNITPSSASKSWVKYLSQIRNMQS; encoded by the coding sequence ATGAAAAAAGTCGTTATTGCCCTCACCTTAATGCTGTGCATGCCAGTTAATGCCAGTGCTGAAGAGTTGTCTCAATTTACAGCTGGCAAGGTACAACGTGCTCATAATTTACAGCAAGAAGAAAAGCTGAATGAAGCCATCGCTGTATTGGCTGATTTAAACCCAAGCCGATCTTATGACAAAGCGTTCGTTAATCGAATGCTGGGTATTTTCTATTGGCAGAAAGGTAATACAAACAAAGCCATTCAGAATCTTACATTGGCAGTCAACAGTAACCTATTAGCCGATGAGCAAGCATGGGTAACTCAACGTATGCTTGCCGATATTTTGTTGTCTGAAGAACAGTTTAAAACCGCCTTACCGCATTATTACGCGCTCACTCATACGATACCTGAATCTCAAAAAGCGGATGAGTTATGGCTGCGTATTGCGCAAACACATTATCAAATTGGACAATGGCCTAAAGTACTAACTGCATTGAAACGCTACGACGTATTCAGTAACAAAGCAGAAATACAGCCTTTGACTATTAAGCTTGGTGCTCAGTTACAACTTAAAAAGTGGAAAGCGTCGATTCCGACTTTAAATGCTTTGCTTTTACTTGAGCCCAATAAAACCGTTTGGTGGCAGCAGTTAGCGGGAATTCAATTGCGTATTGGGCGCTCTAACGATGCATTAGATACATTGGCATTAGCGAAACATCAAGGCGTGGCGTTACGTCAGCAAGATTTGAAAACATTGGTTCAGCTTTATGCTCAACGAGGTATTCCAGAACGTGCTGCGCTGATCATCAATGAACTAGAAAATGTACACAGTGATGCCAAATTATTGTCTGACCAAGCAATGTATTGGCAGGTAGCAAAGGAGTGGGATAAGGCGATAGCGGTGTGGTCGAAAGCAGCACAGCTAAACGCTAAATACCGCTGGGAACTCGCGCAGTTGTTATTACAAGAAGGGCATTATCATAAAGCCTTAACTGAATTAGAGCAGGTTAAACGTAAAGATAAACAAGCAGATGTTGAATTGGCCAAAGTACGGGCTTATTACAAATTAGAGAACTTTGATAAGGCGATTATTCATGCGAAACAAGCGAATAACATCACCCCATCTTCGGCATCGAAAAGTTGGGTTAAGTACCTAAGCCAGATTCGTAACATGCAAAGCTAA
- a CDS encoding energy transducer TonB, whose amino-acid sequence MFRLVLALPISMFVALGLFTFMAWMVDNGHQRSPEQSQSFSFDMVMVEQEKEAQRRQRTVPEKPETPEPLPEAVPKSSQSATSTPAPSMPNLGLDTAITGLSINLPTFSDFGANQQAMPLYRVEPRYPARAMKQKAEGYVVLSFTIDPQGRPTTIDVIEAKPRRLFEKEAVRALRKWKYQPKVVDGKSIAQVGQTVRLEFKISQ is encoded by the coding sequence ATCTTTCGCTTAGTGTTAGCGTTGCCTATTTCGATGTTTGTTGCATTAGGTTTATTTACGTTTATGGCGTGGATGGTCGATAACGGGCATCAACGTTCACCAGAACAAAGCCAAAGCTTTTCGTTTGATATGGTGATGGTTGAACAAGAAAAAGAGGCGCAGCGCCGTCAGCGAACGGTGCCAGAAAAACCTGAAACACCAGAACCTCTGCCTGAAGCTGTGCCTAAAAGTTCACAATCAGCGACGTCAACGCCCGCGCCTTCAATGCCGAATTTAGGGTTAGATACCGCGATTACGGGGTTATCCATTAATTTACCGACGTTTTCTGATTTTGGTGCAAATCAACAAGCTATGCCGTTATACCGTGTTGAACCGCGTTACCCTGCACGGGCCATGAAGCAGAAAGCAGAAGGCTATGTCGTTTTGTCGTTTACGATTGATCCGCAGGGGCGTCCTACAACAATTGATGTAATTGAAGCTAAGCCGCGAAGGTTGTTTGAAAAAGAAGCGGTTCGAGCCCTGCGTAAATGGAAATATCAACCAAAAGTCGTTGATGGTAAATCAATCGCACAAGTCGGTCAGACGGTCAGATTGGAGTTTAAGATAAGCCAATGA
- a CDS encoding ExbD/TolR family protein, giving the protein MRLSRPSSAREEAQIDMTSMLDIVFIMLIFFIVTSSFVRESGVEVNRPQASNVVSQKDAGIFVAVTSANDIFIDKRVVDAERVQAVLEHLLLEQPDASLVIQADEHAYNGTVVKVMDAAKGAGVRNIALAAEKR; this is encoded by the coding sequence ATGAGATTAAGCCGCCCATCTTCAGCCCGTGAAGAAGCACAAATTGATATGACTTCAATGCTCGATATTGTTTTCATCATGCTTATATTCTTTATTGTAACAAGCTCATTTGTGCGTGAATCGGGCGTAGAAGTGAACCGTCCGCAAGCTAGTAATGTGGTAAGTCAGAAAGATGCGGGTATTTTTGTTGCGGTTACATCAGCGAATGACATTTTTATTGATAAACGTGTCGTCGATGCGGAACGCGTACAGGCGGTATTAGAGCATTTGTTACTTGAACAACCAGACGCTTCATTAGTGATTCAAGCCGATGAACATGCGTATAACGGTACTGTGGTTAAAGTGATGGATGCAGCAAAAGGGGCGGGGGTGAGAAATATCGCACTGGCTGCGGAGAAGCGTTAA
- a CDS encoding MotA/TolQ/ExbB proton channel family protein, whose translation MESNLFEAWWFSLSHFMDQGGPILLWLAAIVVLCWLLVVERVIFLYCYYPKQKRVWLEKWQQRDDQTSWYAHAIRSGWLNEAHTSLNQNLNLIKVLVAICPMLGLLGTVTGMISVFDVMATQGSSQPRLMASGISLATLPTMAGMVAALAGMFVHARLAKACYWRELKLEKLLRSQQ comes from the coding sequence ATGGAATCAAATCTTTTTGAGGCGTGGTGGTTTTCGCTATCACACTTCATGGATCAAGGTGGTCCCATTTTATTATGGTTAGCTGCCATTGTTGTACTGTGCTGGTTGTTAGTCGTCGAGCGAGTCATATTCCTATATTGCTATTACCCTAAACAGAAAAGGGTGTGGTTAGAAAAATGGCAACAGCGTGACGATCAAACCTCTTGGTATGCGCATGCTATTCGCAGTGGTTGGTTGAATGAAGCCCATACCTCACTGAATCAAAATTTGAACTTGATAAAAGTGCTGGTGGCAATCTGTCCGATGCTTGGTTTGTTAGGCACGGTAACAGGTATGATTTCAGTCTTTGATGTAATGGCAACACAGGGCAGCAGCCAACCGCGTTTAATGGCATCAGGTATTTCATTAGCTACCTTGCCAACAATGGCGGGAATGGTAGCTGCGTTAGCGGGGATGTTTGTTCATGCTCGTTTGGCAAAAGCCTGTTATTGGCGTGAATTGAAGTTAGAAAAATTATTAAGGAGTCAGCAATGA
- a CDS encoding MotA/TolQ/ExbB proton channel family protein, protein MKMKTLVAALCLFSLPFTASATSTLVDTTQEAQRIQGAHNVQRESGFKQTEQSIRAQRDALFKQRVQLQTETDQLSQTFSKNENNLATLEEQLRLETGSLGELFGVVRQAAKDLNQELEISVTMVDRAKYAPVVDQIVDAKALPSMVQLNGLWLGMVEQIEASAQLASVSVPFINAEGHQANINAYRLGSMGLIGEQGYLAWNGDRIVAKPYLKQPANGPVLSGLASMSQVGIMSVVVDPSRGIMLEQLANAPELKDRLEHGGVVGKVILGLLAIGAIITLFRGSKLFIVRQKIKAQLKRPNEPGNNPLGRILNVYSLGVNQADLNIKEQPRSVEALELRLLEAIVDEQQELEKGLSMLKLLAALAPMLGLLGTVTGMIETFQVITQFGNGDPKVMAGGISTALVTTVLGLISAMPLLLAHNILSTQADAVRNILEKQGISLVAEQAEKVGSAA, encoded by the coding sequence ATGAAAATGAAAACGTTAGTTGCCGCATTATGTTTATTCAGTTTGCCTTTTACGGCATCTGCTACCTCAACATTAGTAGATACCACGCAAGAAGCCCAACGCATTCAAGGTGCGCATAATGTGCAACGTGAATCGGGTTTTAAGCAAACAGAACAATCTATTCGCGCCCAGCGTGATGCGTTGTTCAAACAGCGCGTGCAGCTGCAAACTGAAACCGACCAACTAAGCCAAACATTCAGTAAGAATGAAAATAACCTAGCGACGCTAGAAGAACAATTGCGTTTAGAAACGGGCAGTTTAGGCGAGTTGTTTGGTGTTGTTAGACAAGCCGCTAAAGATTTAAATCAAGAGCTTGAGATATCGGTAACCATGGTGGATCGTGCGAAATATGCCCCGGTTGTTGATCAAATCGTCGATGCTAAAGCACTGCCATCGATGGTTCAGCTTAACGGTTTATGGTTAGGCATGGTTGAACAAATTGAGGCAAGCGCACAGTTGGCATCCGTTTCTGTGCCTTTCATTAATGCTGAAGGTCATCAAGCTAACATCAATGCCTATCGTCTAGGTAGCATGGGTCTAATCGGTGAACAGGGTTATTTAGCTTGGAACGGTGATCGTATTGTCGCTAAGCCGTATTTGAAGCAACCTGCAAATGGTCCGGTTTTATCGGGTTTAGCATCGATGTCGCAAGTGGGCATTATGTCTGTAGTGGTCGATCCTTCACGTGGCATCATGCTTGAACAGTTAGCGAATGCACCTGAATTGAAAGATCGCCTAGAACACGGTGGTGTTGTGGGCAAAGTGATTTTAGGGCTTCTAGCGATTGGTGCCATTATCACCTTATTCCGCGGGTCGAAACTCTTCATTGTTCGCCAGAAAATAAAAGCGCAGCTAAAAAGACCCAATGAGCCGGGTAATAATCCACTAGGCCGCATATTGAACGTGTATAGCCTTGGCGTAAACCAAGCTGACTTAAATATAAAAGAGCAGCCACGCAGCGTCGAAGCATTGGAATTACGCCTTCTTGAAGCCATAGTTGATGAACAACAAGAGCTCGAGAAAGGGCTGTCTATGTTGAAGTTATTGGCGGCATTAGCGCCAATGTTAGGTTTATTAGGTACAGTTACCGGCATGATCGAAACATTCCAAGTTATTACTCAATTTGGTAATGGTGATCCGAAAGTGATGGCGGGTGGGATTTCAACGGCATTAGTTACAACGGTACTTGGCCTTATTTCTGCTATGCCATTGTTACTTGCACACAATATTCTGAGCACTCAGGCAGATGCTGTACGTAATATTCTTGAAAAGCAGGGTATTAGTTTAGTTGCAGAGCAAGCTGAAAAAGTAGGAAGCGCAGCGTAA
- a CDS encoding DUF3450 domain-containing protein gives MNIMKPTLAFLALSITAGVHANNLDAARAIENKTNLTSSYSQQKVDRSAEAVLTMKAEIEQLQEEVKNLAVYRDHLARLVDNQNQETASLNQQIHGIKETRQGVVPLMYNMIEGLKTIVAQDKPIKHQQRLARIAKLELMMGQADISDAEKYRRILETYQIEMDYGTKLGVYQGQIVLTDQQNIEADLLHLGRISLVARSLDGTHYWAWNEQQRQWQGLSNRDSSSIDKAFAIASKQTAPSLITLPVSVKLAASTNEESK, from the coding sequence ATGAACATAATGAAACCTACTTTGGCATTCTTAGCACTCAGCATTACTGCGGGTGTTCATGCTAATAATCTTGATGCCGCTCGTGCAATTGAAAACAAAACGAACTTAACCTCTTCTTATAGCCAGCAAAAAGTCGATCGTAGCGCTGAAGCTGTACTCACGATGAAAGCTGAAATAGAGCAGTTACAGGAAGAGGTCAAAAATCTGGCTGTTTATCGAGATCATTTAGCGCGTTTGGTTGATAACCAAAACCAAGAAACGGCAAGTTTAAATCAGCAAATCCACGGTATAAAAGAAACACGCCAAGGTGTTGTACCGCTGATGTATAACATGATCGAAGGGTTAAAGACGATTGTAGCCCAAGATAAACCCATTAAACATCAGCAACGTTTAGCGCGTATCGCCAAGTTAGAATTGATGATGGGGCAGGCTGATATTAGTGACGCTGAAAAATACCGCCGTATTTTAGAAACGTATCAAATCGAGATGGATTACGGCACGAAGCTGGGTGTGTATCAAGGCCAAATTGTTTTGACGGATCAGCAAAACATTGAAGCTGATTTACTTCACCTTGGTCGAATTTCATTGGTTGCACGTAGCCTTGATGGAACGCATTACTGGGCATGGAATGAACAGCAACGCCAGTGGCAGGGGTTAAGTAATCGTGATTCCTCTTCAATAGATAAAGCCTTCGCTATCGCAAGTAAGCAAACAGCACCAAGCCTTATTACGTTACCTGTTTCTGTAAAGCTTGCAGCATCAACTAACGAAGAGAGTAAGTAA
- a CDS encoding TonB-dependent siderophore receptor, with amino-acid sequence MFFKSHLTLLIGAILAAPVVQAQNEVQNTASDTDEHMVVTGRDYGFKVDTNSTAMRVEATQLETPGQVTVIDEQLIDEQRASTLGDVLKNDSSISAGGVSRNRESFSLRGFSLDSGSGFLRDGKQHWSHYRQPIELLERVEVLKGPAGLLYGKSAPGGLVNMVSKKPTYETQVRVSQDIGSNNESRTIADVSGSLNDAQTLRARAIVSKQSYDSWRSYSDGSTPSTERFVGGLFVDYDVNDDVTVSFHYDKTNDNGSVDSGAYIVDGKPVLGRDFIWDAQWSNIENDVENVGFDVAATLSSVWSIKGGYNHQDFERRDTESFSKPDTYNAATGTYEYQGYDRWDNWQFDTAYIDLVGEFDALGVSHQMLVGANWLGYYYSSQRDSIRGQTATVGQPLEKPSGLDYHNGKKGDATERDSYGIYVQDMITFNDQWQVLAGLRFDREENDTDTYNNVLPKAGVIYHPASNGSIYVTYSESFEPKDPIDDDQDINNGKALDPVKGRLYELGSKWELMDNQLFVSGAVFEITQENKVISQDITNPDFESETTQAGKQVHRGAELSTMGYVTEAFSLSGSMTYLDAEIQDEFDASIDGNRPADVPEFSANVWTRYSFENNTDVNLGAIYVGERFGDEKNTYKKDAYTRFDAGVAHTVKYDENLDIIARFNVENIFDKEYLAGGSQTKTVLGEGRNYMATLQFRY; translated from the coding sequence ATGTTTTTTAAAAGTCACCTGACTTTATTGATTGGCGCAATCTTAGCTGCGCCAGTCGTTCAAGCACAAAACGAAGTTCAAAACACAGCCTCAGACACAGATGAACACATGGTTGTTACAGGCCGAGATTATGGCTTTAAAGTTGATACCAACTCGACAGCGATGCGTGTAGAAGCAACACAATTAGAAACTCCGGGACAAGTTACTGTTATCGATGAGCAGCTTATCGATGAACAACGCGCAAGCACATTAGGTGACGTACTGAAGAATGATTCCAGTATTTCAGCTGGCGGTGTAAGCAGAAACCGCGAGAGCTTCTCGTTACGTGGTTTCTCTCTAGACAGCGGCAGCGGCTTCTTACGAGACGGTAAGCAGCATTGGTCTCATTATCGCCAACCAATTGAATTATTAGAACGTGTTGAAGTATTAAAAGGCCCTGCTGGTTTGCTTTACGGTAAATCTGCACCAGGCGGCCTTGTGAACATGGTGTCTAAAAAACCGACCTACGAAACACAAGTACGCGTAAGCCAAGATATTGGTTCAAATAATGAATCTCGTACCATTGCTGATGTGAGTGGTTCATTAAATGATGCACAAACATTACGTGCACGTGCCATTGTTTCTAAGCAAAGTTATGACTCATGGCGTTCATACAGCGATGGCAGCACGCCTTCGACTGAACGTTTTGTTGGTGGTCTATTTGTTGATTACGATGTTAACGACGATGTGACTGTGTCTTTCCATTACGACAAAACGAATGATAACGGCAGCGTTGATTCTGGTGCTTACATAGTTGATGGCAAGCCTGTACTTGGTCGTGATTTTATTTGGGATGCACAATGGTCAAACATTGAAAACGACGTAGAAAACGTTGGCTTCGATGTGGCAGCAACGCTATCAAGCGTATGGAGCATTAAAGGTGGTTACAACCATCAAGACTTCGAACGTCGTGATACCGAAAGCTTCTCTAAACCTGATACGTATAACGCGGCAACGGGTACTTACGAGTACCAAGGTTACGATCGTTGGGATAACTGGCAGTTTGATACCGCTTACATCGATTTAGTCGGTGAGTTTGATGCATTGGGTGTAAGCCACCAAATGCTGGTTGGTGCAAACTGGCTAGGTTACTACTATTCAAGTCAGCGCGATTCAATCAGAGGTCAAACAGCGACAGTAGGGCAGCCGCTTGAAAAACCATCTGGGTTAGATTACCACAATGGTAAAAAAGGCGATGCGACCGAGCGTGATTCATACGGTATCTACGTACAAGATATGATTACGTTCAACGACCAATGGCAAGTACTTGCTGGTTTACGTTTTGACCGTGAAGAAAATGATACAGACACGTACAACAATGTTTTACCTAAAGCAGGTGTGATTTATCACCCAGCCTCGAACGGTTCGATTTACGTTACGTACTCTGAAAGCTTTGAGCCAAAAGATCCGATTGATGACGACCAAGATATCAATAACGGTAAAGCGTTAGACCCTGTTAAAGGCCGTCTATACGAGTTAGGTTCTAAGTGGGAATTAATGGACAACCAGCTGTTCGTATCGGGCGCTGTGTTTGAAATTACTCAAGAAAACAAAGTGATTTCTCAAGATATCACTAACCCTGATTTCGAATCTGAAACAACGCAGGCGGGTAAGCAAGTTCACCGTGGTGCTGAATTAAGCACTATGGGTTACGTAACAGAAGCCTTCTCGTTAAGCGGTTCGATGACTTACCTAGATGCTGAAATTCAAGATGAGTTTGATGCATCTATCGATGGTAACCGTCCTGCTGATGTTCCTGAGTTCTCTGCTAACGTGTGGACACGCTACTCGTTTGAAAATAACACAGACGTAAACCTAGGTGCTATCTACGTGGGTGAGCGCTTTGGTGATGAGAAGAACACATACAAAAAAGATGCTTATACACGCTTCGATGCGGGTGTTGCACATACCGTTAAATATGATGAGAATCTGGACATTATTGCTCGATTCAATGTTGAAAATATATTCGACAAAGAATACCTAGCGGGTGGAAGTCAAACAAAGACCGTGCTTGGCGAAGGTCGTAACTACATGGCAACGCTTCAGTTCCGTTACTAG
- a CDS encoding IS630 family transposase, whose product MKITLTNKQKHELENQHDKTRDGRVRDRIKAVLLASEGWSTSMISQALRIHETTVLRHLKDYEQSEKLTPKNGGSSGYLSVIQTMALIEHLTEHAYHHTHQIVAYVMEHFGVQYSVPGMNKWLHHKGFSYKMPKGVPHKFDEAKQQAFIEAYDALKASCGADESILFIDAVHPTQATKITHGWIRTGQDKVLETTGSRSRLNIIGALNLSDIGATVVSDYESINSENIVRFFCKLRDSYPLEHTLHIILDGAGYHRSDLVRDAAFVLNIKLHYLPPYSPNLNPIERLWKVMNEKSRNNIYFKSKRDFKEAIDQFFTVTLPEIAGSLTSRLNDNFQVLKSASSS is encoded by the coding sequence ATGAAAATAACTCTAACCAACAAGCAGAAACACGAACTTGAAAACCAGCATGATAAAACTCGTGATGGTCGAGTGCGTGACCGTATAAAAGCGGTACTTCTTGCGTCTGAAGGTTGGAGTACCTCCATGATTTCACAAGCTCTGCGCATCCATGAAACGACAGTTCTTCGTCATCTCAAAGATTATGAACAATCTGAAAAACTGACACCTAAAAATGGCGGGTCATCAGGATACTTATCTGTAATTCAAACGATGGCGCTAATAGAGCATCTGACTGAGCATGCCTACCATCATACTCATCAAATCGTAGCCTACGTAATGGAACATTTTGGCGTTCAATACAGTGTCCCAGGTATGAACAAATGGCTTCATCACAAAGGCTTTAGTTATAAGATGCCCAAAGGTGTCCCACATAAGTTTGATGAAGCAAAACAGCAGGCTTTTATCGAGGCTTATGACGCTCTTAAAGCGAGCTGTGGCGCGGATGAATCGATTTTATTCATTGATGCTGTTCATCCAACGCAGGCGACTAAAATCACGCATGGTTGGATACGTACAGGGCAAGATAAAGTGCTTGAAACAACAGGTAGTCGTAGCCGACTTAATATTATCGGTGCGCTGAACCTGTCGGACATCGGAGCCACTGTTGTTAGTGACTATGAAAGCATTAACAGTGAGAACATCGTTCGCTTTTTCTGCAAACTGAGGGACAGTTACCCATTAGAACACACGCTCCATATCATCTTAGATGGGGCGGGATATCACCGTAGTGATTTGGTCAGGGATGCGGCTTTCGTTCTCAATATTAAGCTTCATTATCTTCCGCCTTACAGTCCGAATCTTAATCCTATAGAACGACTTTGGAAAGTGATGAACGAGAAGTCGAGGAATAACATTTACTTCAAGAGTAAACGTGACTTCAAGGAAGCTATAGACCAATTTTTTACTGTCACTCTTCCAGAGATCGCAGGCTCATTGACGTCTCGACTTAATGATAACTTTCAGGTGCTCAAGTCTGCATCTTCAAGTTGA
- a CDS encoding LysR family transcriptional regulator, whose amino-acid sequence MKLPPLRSLQCFEAVARLNSFSKAADHLNVTQSAVSHQVKLLEEYLGEAMFNRQGRSFSLTEVGKCYFDEVNQSLGSLSNVSQQIREGKSGKIRLALYSSLAVKWLIPRLDDLRKQHPEIELTLNMVADEPDCTDSVADCFITVNPPKRNFVSQFLYAERLYPVCGHKLWQQIKDKPLPDTLWQHPLLSVQYSSFGEDLGEDWLRWSKSGGFELPEHARINHFSHMLLAVETARYDHGIALINNYLMTDHDREHNFVRIPMHELLTGDNFYFVYKKTREKQPAIVKLGRWLKQQSYEQEFSMLPGD is encoded by the coding sequence ATGAAATTACCTCCTTTGCGATCGCTACAATGCTTTGAAGCGGTGGCTCGTTTAAACAGCTTTTCAAAAGCGGCCGATCATCTAAACGTGACTCAGAGTGCGGTTAGTCATCAGGTTAAGTTGCTGGAAGAGTATCTAGGTGAAGCTATGTTTAATCGTCAGGGGCGCTCTTTCTCATTGACCGAGGTTGGTAAGTGTTATTTTGATGAGGTCAATCAGTCATTAGGTTCCCTATCGAATGTAAGCCAACAAATCCGAGAAGGTAAATCGGGTAAAATTCGCTTGGCGTTATACAGCTCACTGGCAGTAAAATGGTTGATCCCACGATTAGACGATTTACGTAAACAACATCCAGAAATTGAATTAACCCTGAATATGGTAGCAGACGAACCTGACTGCACTGATTCGGTCGCTGATTGCTTTATCACCGTGAATCCGCCGAAACGTAACTTCGTTAGTCAATTTCTATATGCTGAGCGCCTCTATCCAGTATGTGGACATAAGCTTTGGCAACAGATCAAAGATAAACCACTTCCCGATACGTTATGGCAGCATCCTTTGCTTTCGGTGCAATACTCGTCTTTTGGTGAAGACCTTGGTGAAGACTGGTTACGTTGGTCTAAGAGTGGAGGATTTGAATTACCGGAGCATGCCAGAATAAATCACTTTAGTCATATGTTGCTAGCTGTCGAAACGGCTCGCTATGATCATGGCATTGCCTTGATTAACAATTATTTAATGACAGATCATGATCGCGAGCATAATTTTGTTCGTATTCCTATGCATGAACTACTTACCGGCGATAATTTTTATTTTGTTTACAAGAAAACACGGGAAAAACAACCTGCTATTGTAAAATTAGGCCGCTGGCTCAAACAACAGAGCTATGAGCAAGAATTTTCGATGCTGCCGGGCGATTGA
- a CDS encoding AGE family epimerase/isomerase has product MYRKFFVLMLATVSFTGYTSPLTPSGDDWLNHATQGLAPYWMMESAQGIPVGNFPTFRCDDGTILDAQHPCSELNMGWISPDFNREYTRMKSRQTYAYGVLFHLTGDKQALELAKKGSYYLINYLQDKQNGGFVSYTQNGKPGLDWQQRTSQDQAYALVGLAMYYYLTQDPKVEQVIIKQQAFIFDKYRLKDNRGLAWVLKDGDGYSTKQRELVAQLDQINGYLLLVAPLLPAPVEAKWKEDLRWLTQVLLEDYHSNEEQRFYGAVHHKAVMMPDAKHNDFGHTIKAYWMTYLSGRLLDNSDWVQRGFKGMKHTLKQAQYQQNFEVVQHLFSDELKYQWQGSSIPAWKSRKYSNGSSSWEWAELDQAAMTVSLVDGSMKDTLKYTLPTFMDAWVDHVYGGVGLNPKSTKAFHWGNGYHQFEHALIGYLYAQQSDGKPAELYYARPENSAMPLNPYYFQADSAEKLSVDGLIKKVRFTRIQQ; this is encoded by the coding sequence ATGTATCGTAAATTTTTTGTGTTAATGCTCGCGACAGTCAGTTTCACTGGCTACACATCTCCACTGACTCCTTCTGGTGACGATTGGTTAAATCATGCAACTCAAGGCCTAGCACCTTATTGGATGATGGAGAGTGCACAAGGGATTCCTGTTGGAAATTTTCCGACCTTTCGTTGTGACGATGGCACCATACTGGACGCACAACATCCCTGTTCTGAATTAAATATGGGGTGGATAAGTCCGGACTTCAATCGCGAATATACACGAATGAAGTCGCGCCAAACTTACGCCTATGGAGTCCTTTTCCACCTCACTGGAGATAAGCAGGCATTAGAGCTTGCAAAGAAGGGCTCGTACTATTTGATTAACTATCTGCAAGATAAGCAAAATGGTGGTTTTGTTAGCTATACACAAAACGGTAAGCCAGGGCTTGATTGGCAACAGCGTACCTCTCAAGATCAAGCTTATGCATTAGTTGGTTTAGCGATGTATTACTATTTGACGCAAGACCCCAAGGTAGAACAAGTAATCATAAAACAGCAGGCATTCATTTTTGATAAATACCGCCTTAAAGATAATCGGGGGCTAGCATGGGTGTTAAAAGATGGTGATGGATACAGTACGAAACAGAGAGAACTCGTCGCTCAACTTGATCAAATTAACGGTTATTTATTACTTGTTGCCCCTTTACTTCCAGCACCTGTAGAAGCTAAATGGAAAGAGGATTTACGATGGCTAACACAGGTGTTGCTAGAAGATTATCACTCCAATGAAGAGCAGCGCTTTTATGGTGCTGTACATCATAAAGCGGTAATGATGCCGGACGCCAAACATAATGATTTTGGCCATACTATCAAGGCATACTGGATGACGTATTTAAGTGGGCGACTGCTTGATAATTCAGACTGGGTTCAGCGTGGGTTCAAGGGTATGAAGCACACCCTAAAACAAGCGCAGTATCAACAAAATTTCGAGGTGGTACAGCACTTATTCTCTGATGAACTGAAGTATCAATGGCAAGGTTCATCAATTCCAGCATGGAAATCCAGAAAATACTCTAACGGCAGCTCTTCGTGGGAGTGGGCTGAGTTAGATCAAGCAGCGATGACGGTTTCGCTTGTTGATGGGTCGATGAAAGATACGCTTAAATATACTCTACCTACATTTATGGATGCTTGGGTGGATCATGTTTATGGTGGTGTGGGGCTCAACCCGAAATCGACCAAAGCATTCCACTGGGGTAATGGCTACCATCAATTCGAGCACGCATTGATTGGTTACCTTTATGCCCAGCAAAGTGACGGAAAACCTGCCGAACTTTATTACGCGAGGCCAGAGAACAGTGCCATGCCACTCAATCCCTACTATTTTCAAGCCGATAGCGCAGAAAAACTGTCAGTAGACGGCCTAATTAAAAAGGTGCGATTTACGCGTATTCAACAATGA